A genomic stretch from Chitinophaga agri includes:
- a CDS encoding outer membrane beta-barrel protein, translated as MMKTFTLIFLVFLSFLLPLHAQVSLGLRGGYTVSATQIKNAQGYKSNSLGTNSQLKNLHADLIINVPVYRSFYFQPLVRYITKGAYLRPLPYKPGILVESANQLKLHYLEVPMNFVLKYPLPMGKIVIGAGPYVAYGLGGSYDLDLMYNGSVLSTDSHNIEFNYKDRGIAPGVQLNRFDAGANVAVGIEFNNLMVLGANLSRGYTNIDRTSSARITNSYFSVSLGILFDREDY; from the coding sequence ATGATGAAAACTTTTACACTTATCTTTTTAGTGTTTCTATCCTTCCTATTGCCATTGCATGCTCAGGTGAGCCTTGGACTCAGAGGTGGTTATACTGTATCCGCAACGCAGATCAAAAATGCCCAGGGATATAAAAGTAACAGCCTTGGAACCAATAGCCAGCTGAAAAATTTGCATGCAGACCTGATTATCAATGTACCTGTGTACAGATCTTTTTATTTTCAGCCCTTGGTAAGATACATTACCAAAGGTGCCTACCTCCGCCCACTGCCTTACAAGCCGGGCATTCTTGTAGAATCGGCTAATCAGCTGAAACTGCACTATCTCGAAGTTCCAATGAATTTTGTACTGAAATATCCATTGCCAATGGGTAAGATCGTTATTGGAGCCGGACCTTATGTAGCCTACGGTCTCGGAGGATCTTACGATCTGGACCTGATGTATAATGGGTCTGTATTAAGTACTGATTCTCATAACATTGAATTCAATTATAAAGACCGTGGTATTGCGCCGGGTGTTCAGCTGAACAGGTTTGACGCCGGAGCCAACGTCGCGGTAGGAATTGAATTTAACAATCTTATGGTCCTGGGAGCTAATCTCAGCAGAGGGTATACCAATATCGACCGTACATCCTCAGCCAGGATCACGAACAGTTATTTTTCTGTCAGCCTGGGAATCCTGTTTGACAGAGAAGATTATTAA
- the metF gene encoding methylenetetrahydrofolate reductase [NAD(P)H], which produces MKVTEHIAQAKDTLISFEILPPLKGKSMDSIYDHLDPLMEFKPAFVNVTYHRSEHMFKKRADGTFEKVEIRKRPGTVAICAALMNHYDVDAVPHLICGGFSREETENALIDLNYLGVDNVLVLRGDAPKNETFFEPEPHGHRYADELLRQVVHMNNGIYLEEDLQGGVKTKFCIGVAGYPEKHFEAPNMQTDMNYLKRKVENGADYIVTQMFFDNQKFFDFVSKCREAGITVPIIPGLKPITTRKQLTILPRTFHVDIPQELANEVLKCKTDKEVEEVGTEWLIRQSKELKTFGVPVLHYYTLGKPHVIRKAVAEIV; this is translated from the coding sequence ATGAAAGTAACAGAACATATTGCCCAGGCGAAAGATACCCTGATCTCATTTGAGATTTTACCTCCCCTTAAAGGTAAAAGTATGGATTCTATTTATGATCACCTTGATCCGCTGATGGAATTTAAGCCCGCTTTTGTCAACGTTACTTACCACAGGAGCGAACATATGTTCAAGAAGCGTGCTGATGGTACCTTTGAAAAGGTAGAGATCCGTAAACGCCCCGGTACTGTAGCGATATGTGCGGCGCTGATGAACCACTACGATGTGGATGCTGTGCCTCACCTGATCTGTGGTGGCTTCAGCAGGGAAGAGACTGAAAATGCACTGATCGACCTGAACTATCTGGGAGTAGATAATGTACTGGTGTTACGGGGGGATGCGCCGAAAAACGAAACCTTCTTCGAACCTGAACCACATGGGCATCGTTATGCGGATGAACTGCTACGCCAGGTGGTACATATGAATAATGGTATTTATCTGGAAGAAGACCTGCAGGGTGGTGTGAAAACAAAATTCTGCATCGGGGTAGCCGGTTATCCGGAGAAACACTTCGAAGCGCCGAACATGCAGACGGACATGAACTATCTGAAAAGGAAGGTTGAAAATGGCGCCGACTATATTGTTACCCAGATGTTTTTCGACAACCAGAAATTCTTTGACTTCGTAAGCAAATGCCGGGAAGCTGGTATCACCGTACCTATTATTCCGGGGCTTAAGCCTATTACTACCCGTAAACAGCTGACTATTCTGCCACGGACTTTTCATGTGGACATTCCGCAGGAACTGGCGAATGAAGTGCTGAAATGCAAGACGGATAAAGAAGTAGAGGAAGTAGGTACTGAATGGCTGATCAGACAGTCCAAAGAACTGAAAACATTTGGCGTACCAGTGTTGCATTATTACACCCTGGGCAAACCACATGTAATACGTAAAGCAGTCGCCGAAATAGTATAG
- the lptB gene encoding LPS export ABC transporter ATP-binding protein, whose translation MALKIHTDQLVKRYGARTVANHVSVEVTQGEIVGLLGPNGAGKTTTFYMVVGLIKPDEGQVYLDDVNITKLPMYKRAKMGIGYLPQEASVFRKLSVEDNISAVLEMTGLKKAEQKEKLESLLEEFRLTHVRKSPGDVLSGGERRRTEIARALAVDPKFILLDEPFAGIDPIAVEDIQSIVARLKYKNIGILITDHNVQETLSITDRAYLLFEGKILKAGTAEELAEDEQVRKVYLGQNFILRRKNYLDEAAKQQ comes from the coding sequence ATGGCATTAAAAATACATACAGATCAGCTGGTAAAGCGTTACGGTGCAAGGACCGTAGCCAATCACGTATCTGTAGAAGTGACACAAGGAGAGATCGTTGGTTTACTCGGACCGAACGGCGCCGGTAAAACAACCACATTCTATATGGTAGTAGGGCTGATCAAGCCTGATGAAGGACAGGTGTACCTCGATGATGTGAACATCACTAAACTGCCAATGTATAAGAGGGCCAAGATGGGGATCGGTTATCTCCCGCAGGAAGCGTCGGTGTTCCGTAAGCTGAGCGTAGAAGATAATATTTCCGCTGTACTGGAAATGACCGGGCTGAAAAAAGCAGAACAGAAGGAAAAACTGGAAAGCCTGCTGGAAGAGTTCCGTCTGACCCACGTACGGAAAAGTCCCGGAGACGTATTAAGTGGTGGGGAGCGCAGGCGTACTGAAATCGCCAGGGCGTTGGCCGTAGACCCTAAGTTCATTCTGCTGGACGAACCGTTTGCGGGTATTGACCCTATTGCCGTAGAAGACATTCAGTCAATTGTTGCCCGTCTTAAATACAAGAACATCGGGATCCTCATAACAGACCATAACGTGCAGGAAACACTATCCATTACGGACCGGGCTTACCTGCTTTTTGAAGGTAAGATCCTGAAAGCCGGTACTGCGGAAGAATTGGCCGAAGACGAACAGGTTAGAAAAGTGTATCTTGGCCAGAATTTCATTTTACGTCGTAAAAATTACCTGGACGAAGCAGCTAAGCAACAATAA
- a CDS encoding GH3 auxin-responsive promoter family protein, with amino-acid sequence MGRIEYFMQYPLQVQQQVFQNLISAAQYTEFGKQYGFSQIYKIEEFKQRVPIHTYDTLKPYIQRLMEGQQNILWNTPIKWFAKSSGTTADKSKFIPVSVESLDDCHYRAGRDVLSCYYNNFPDSRLLTGKSLVIGGSHQVNKLDAESDSYFGDLSAVMLQNMPFYGNMIRTPDLSIALMDEWEEKIERMANAVIHENVTSIAGVPTWTLVLIKRIFEITGKDNLADVWPNLELYMHGGVSFTPYREQFKKLIRKPDMYYQETYNASEGFFAAQDIVGQEGLLLFLNHGIFYEFMPMEEYGKECPQTLQLQDVELGKNYALIISTNGGLWRYLVGDTIQFTSLAPYRIRVSGRTKSFINAFGEELIVENSDLAIAKACEETGAVMNDYTAAPIYFSENEAGGHEWLLDFDKAPADINQFVDVLDNTLKSINSDYEAKRHKDMALRRPVVHVLPKGTFTEWLKSKGKLGGQHKVPRLNNERQHVEEILKFTGISGKI; translated from the coding sequence ATGGGGCGTATAGAATACTTTATGCAATACCCACTGCAGGTGCAGCAACAGGTGTTCCAGAACCTTATCAGTGCGGCTCAGTATACTGAGTTCGGCAAACAATACGGCTTCTCACAGATCTACAAGATAGAAGAGTTTAAACAGCGGGTACCTATCCATACCTACGATACGCTCAAACCTTATATCCAGCGTCTGATGGAAGGCCAGCAGAATATTCTGTGGAATACGCCTATCAAATGGTTCGCTAAATCCAGTGGTACCACTGCCGATAAAAGCAAATTCATTCCTGTTTCCGTAGAAAGCCTTGATGATTGTCACTACCGTGCAGGTCGTGACGTGTTATCATGCTACTACAATAATTTCCCTGATTCCCGCCTGCTGACTGGAAAATCTCTCGTCATCGGTGGTAGCCATCAGGTAAATAAACTGGATGCTGAAAGTGATTCCTACTTCGGCGATCTGAGTGCCGTGATGCTGCAAAACATGCCTTTCTATGGTAACATGATCCGTACGCCCGACCTCTCTATCGCCCTCATGGACGAGTGGGAGGAAAAAATCGAACGTATGGCAAATGCTGTCATCCACGAAAACGTTACATCCATTGCCGGTGTACCTACCTGGACACTGGTATTGATCAAACGTATATTTGAAATTACCGGGAAAGATAACCTCGCCGATGTATGGCCTAACCTGGAATTGTACATGCACGGTGGTGTAAGTTTTACGCCGTACAGGGAACAGTTTAAAAAACTGATCCGTAAGCCGGATATGTATTACCAGGAAACCTACAACGCTTCTGAAGGTTTTTTTGCTGCGCAGGATATCGTCGGACAGGAAGGACTGCTCCTGTTCCTCAACCATGGCATTTTCTATGAGTTCATGCCGATGGAGGAATATGGTAAAGAATGTCCGCAAACACTACAGCTGCAGGATGTGGAACTGGGTAAAAACTACGCACTGATCATCAGTACCAACGGTGGTCTCTGGCGTTATCTCGTAGGCGATACCATACAGTTTACCTCTCTCGCACCATACAGGATCCGGGTAAGTGGACGTACAAAGTCTTTCATCAATGCATTTGGTGAAGAACTGATCGTTGAAAACTCAGATCTGGCTATTGCGAAAGCCTGTGAAGAGACCGGCGCCGTAATGAATGATTATACAGCGGCTCCTATCTACTTCAGTGAAAATGAAGCCGGCGGACACGAATGGCTGCTGGACTTTGATAAAGCACCTGCTGATATCAACCAGTTCGTTGATGTCCTGGATAATACGCTCAAATCCATCAACTCTGACTACGAAGCCAAAAGACATAAAGATATGGCCCTGCGCCGTCCGGTAGTACACGTACTGCCTAAAGGTACCTTTACGGAATGGTTAAAGAGTAAAGGCAAGCTAGGAGGACAACATAAAGTGCCCCGCCTGAATAATGAGCGGCAACATGTAGAAGAAATTCTTAAATTCACCGGTATTTCCGGCAAAATCTAA
- the fabG gene encoding 3-oxoacyl-[acyl-carrier-protein] reductase produces the protein MKLLENKVAIVTGASRGIGEAIAIRFAEEGAHVAFTYLSSDEKAKALEQKLQAMGVKAKAYKSNAGVFEETEALVNDVLKEFGTIDICVNNAGISKDNLLLRMSPDQWDDVMNINLKSVYNMTKHVIRPMMKAKTGSIINMSSIIGMKGNAGQSSYAASKAGIIGFTKSIAAELGSRNIRVNAVAPGFVETDMTHYLKDGDGAKTYMEKIPLGRFGSPEDIANVCVFLASGMSNYVTGQVISACGGLNM, from the coding sequence ATGAAATTACTGGAGAACAAAGTAGCTATTGTAACAGGAGCCAGCAGAGGTATAGGTGAAGCTATTGCAATAAGATTTGCAGAAGAAGGTGCACATGTTGCATTCACATATCTGAGTTCTGATGAGAAAGCCAAAGCACTGGAACAAAAGTTACAGGCAATGGGTGTAAAGGCAAAAGCCTATAAATCCAATGCTGGTGTCTTCGAAGAAACGGAAGCGCTGGTAAATGACGTACTGAAAGAATTCGGAACTATCGATATCTGCGTGAACAACGCCGGTATTTCTAAAGATAACCTCTTACTGCGCATGAGCCCTGATCAGTGGGATGATGTAATGAACATCAACCTGAAAAGCGTGTACAACATGACTAAACATGTTATCCGCCCAATGATGAAAGCGAAGACTGGTTCTATCATCAACATGAGTTCTATCATCGGTATGAAAGGTAACGCGGGACAGAGCAGCTATGCCGCTTCTAAAGCCGGTATCATCGGTTTCACTAAATCAATCGCAGCAGAACTGGGTAGCCGTAATATCCGTGTAAACGCAGTAGCACCTGGTTTCGTAGAGACTGACATGACCCACTACCTGAAAGATGGTGATGGTGCAAAAACCTATATGGAGAAAATTCCGCTGGGTCGTTTTGGTAGTCCTGAAGATATCGCTAATGTATGCGTGTTCCTGGCTTCCGGCATGAGTAACTATGTGACTGGTCAGGTGATCAGCGCCTGTGGTGGATTGAACATGTAA
- a CDS encoding SMP-30/gluconolactonase/LRE family protein: MKQHICLLLAFTAGSAVMAQERSRALYQAQDLTKENMFSVNIEGPNFDKAGNLYVVNYLKDGTIGKISTKDGSGEVYVTLPDSSIANSIQFNSKGNMYLPDFKGHNVLEVNARTRKVSVYVHSDKMFQPNDLCINKKDQLFASDPDWKNQEGQIWRIDKGGKAVLLETNMGTTNGIELSPDEKTLYVNESVQRKVWKYDVDNAGNISNKTLFASFPDHGFDGMKCDKAGNLYIARWGKGTIVVLSPEGKEIREIPLKGKHCSNLTFGGKDGKTVFVTLQDRKCMETFRVDIPGKRY; the protein is encoded by the coding sequence ATGAAACAGCACATCTGTTTATTGCTGGCTTTCACTGCTGGCAGCGCAGTGATGGCACAGGAACGATCCAGGGCATTGTACCAGGCGCAGGACCTCACAAAAGAGAACATGTTCTCTGTCAACATTGAAGGCCCCAACTTCGACAAGGCCGGGAATCTGTACGTCGTTAATTATCTGAAAGACGGCACTATCGGTAAGATCAGCACAAAGGACGGCAGCGGGGAAGTATATGTCACACTCCCTGATAGCAGCATCGCTAACAGTATCCAGTTCAACAGCAAAGGCAATATGTACCTGCCCGATTTCAAGGGGCATAATGTGCTGGAAGTAAACGCCAGAACACGGAAGGTGAGTGTCTATGTGCATTCTGACAAAATGTTCCAGCCTAATGACCTCTGTATAAATAAGAAAGACCAGCTGTTTGCTTCTGATCCTGACTGGAAAAACCAGGAAGGTCAGATATGGCGTATTGATAAGGGAGGTAAAGCTGTGCTACTGGAGACCAACATGGGCACAACCAATGGTATTGAACTGAGCCCCGATGAGAAAACCCTTTATGTAAATGAAAGCGTTCAGCGTAAGGTATGGAAATATGATGTAGACAATGCAGGTAATATCAGTAACAAAACCTTATTTGCTTCTTTTCCTGACCATGGCTTTGACGGTATGAAATGCGATAAAGCGGGTAACCTGTATATCGCCCGTTGGGGAAAAGGGACGATTGTCGTACTATCACCGGAAGGAAAAGAGATCAGGGAAATTCCGTTGAAAGGAAAACATTGCAGTAATCTAACCTTCGGTGGTAAAGATGGTAAAACTGTATTTGTCACACTACAGGACAGAAAATGTATGGAAACGTTCCGTGTGGATATTCCCGGAAAAAGATACTAA
- a CDS encoding nucleoid-associated protein, which translates to MIHVSEFKDLACLSIHKVGNASQEEALICSQEPLELKDEAISQLLLTYFIQPFTNSAEYFRFFHEADLQLNEIFQYCRRIFENRDNFHEQSVNIAKHLYKHSTHPKIKGGELYIAYFSKCQVDGEDVEAVGIFKSESRDTYLKVFLANDNYAVDYEDGININKLDKGCLIFNTEEENGYKVSVVDSISKQNEAVYWKDAFLQVQRREDSYHQTELAVNMCKKFINDKLPDQYEISRVDQVDLLNRSATYFKEKEQFDLDDFAQEVLGNPEAIQSFKDYKQEFQQEFQQEFPDEFDISSPAVKKQQKVFKSVLKLDRNFHIYIHGDREMIERGFDEATNLFYYKLMFENET; encoded by the coding sequence ATGATACATGTTTCAGAATTTAAAGACTTAGCGTGTCTTTCCATCCATAAAGTGGGCAATGCCTCACAGGAGGAAGCACTGATATGCTCGCAGGAACCCCTGGAGTTAAAGGATGAAGCGATCAGTCAGTTACTACTGACCTATTTTATTCAGCCGTTCACGAACAGTGCCGAGTATTTTCGCTTTTTTCATGAGGCTGATCTGCAATTGAATGAGATTTTTCAATATTGCCGGCGTATCTTTGAAAACAGGGACAATTTTCACGAGCAATCTGTTAATATTGCCAAACATCTGTACAAGCACTCCACTCATCCGAAGATCAAAGGAGGAGAATTATATATTGCTTACTTTAGTAAATGTCAGGTGGATGGAGAAGACGTCGAGGCAGTCGGTATTTTTAAATCAGAGAGCAGGGACACCTACCTGAAAGTATTTCTGGCCAACGATAATTACGCGGTGGATTATGAAGATGGTATTAATATCAACAAGCTTGATAAAGGCTGTTTGATCTTCAACACCGAAGAAGAGAATGGGTACAAAGTCAGCGTCGTAGATAGTATCAGCAAACAGAATGAAGCAGTTTACTGGAAAGATGCATTCCTGCAGGTTCAACGCCGGGAGGATAGCTATCACCAGACAGAACTGGCTGTGAACATGTGCAAGAAGTTTATCAATGATAAACTCCCGGACCAGTATGAAATAAGCCGGGTGGATCAGGTAGATCTGCTGAATAGATCAGCAACCTATTTTAAAGAGAAAGAGCAGTTTGATCTGGACGATTTTGCACAGGAAGTATTAGGCAACCCCGAAGCTATCCAATCCTTTAAAGATTATAAGCAAGAGTTCCAGCAGGAGTTTCAACAGGAGTTCCCCGATGAGTTTGATATTTCATCTCCGGCTGTAAAGAAGCAGCAGAAGGTGTTTAAGAGTGTACTGAAGCTGGACAGAAATTTTCATATTTATATACATGGTGACAGAGAGATGATAGAGCGTGGTTTTGATGAAGCAACGAATCTGTTTTACTATAAACTCATGTTTGAGAACGAAACCTGA
- the ricT gene encoding regulatory iron-sulfur-containing complex subunit RicT encodes MACAGCGTGAEGKPSGCKSNGGCSSGGCNRLNVFDWLANIPLSDSLAPFDIIEVSFNNGSRKDFFRNTTKQLLDKGEMVTVEGVSGFDIGQISLTGELVKLQMKKRRVEDTPEVKKVLRRATNEDIARMQDNKAREKDALIKARAIARSIGLEMKLAEVEIQADGRKATFFYTADDRVDFRELIKLYAGEFRVKVEMRQIGARQEAGKVGGIGSCGRELCCSTWLTDFKSVNTTAARYQNLSINQAKLSGQCGRLKCCLNYELDTYLDALREFPEDADSIETVNGVATLQKRDIFKNLMWYAYGDSSKQYPLTIARVKEIRHLNKQNIRPDDLKAVEVVAAKPKEADLGFADVVGQISLRSLEKTAQKRKHKDKEKQKHKQQKDQKDPQPQQAAGKKGESKQDNRPQQKQQEGRQQQQQKPKQEQRPQQQHPPKQKHEQKPGGPKPQQQDRNQQNAPKQQGGGGQNKPPKPREKQK; translated from the coding sequence ATGGCTTGTGCCGGATGTGGTACAGGTGCAGAGGGAAAGCCGTCAGGATGCAAGAGTAATGGAGGATGCAGTAGTGGAGGCTGTAACAGGCTGAACGTATTCGACTGGCTGGCCAATATTCCCTTGAGTGATAGCTTAGCACCATTTGATATAATAGAAGTTAGCTTCAATAACGGTAGCAGGAAGGATTTTTTCCGTAACACCACCAAACAGCTCCTTGATAAGGGAGAAATGGTAACAGTAGAAGGTGTGAGTGGTTTCGACATCGGACAGATCAGCCTTACAGGCGAACTGGTCAAATTGCAGATGAAGAAAAGACGCGTAGAAGATACTCCCGAAGTAAAAAAAGTACTTCGCCGCGCTACCAATGAAGACATTGCACGGATGCAGGATAACAAAGCCCGTGAAAAGGATGCCCTCATCAAGGCCAGGGCCATTGCCCGCAGTATCGGCCTGGAAATGAAGCTTGCAGAAGTAGAAATTCAGGCAGATGGCCGTAAAGCGACCTTCTTCTACACCGCTGATGACAGGGTGGATTTCCGTGAACTGATCAAACTGTACGCCGGTGAATTCCGTGTTAAGGTGGAAATGCGCCAGATAGGTGCCCGCCAGGAAGCCGGAAAAGTAGGTGGTATCGGTAGCTGCGGAAGAGAACTTTGCTGTTCTACCTGGCTTACTGATTTCAAGAGCGTGAACACCACCGCTGCCCGTTATCAGAACCTGTCTATCAACCAGGCAAAACTTTCCGGTCAGTGTGGCCGTCTGAAATGCTGCCTGAACTATGAACTGGATACTTACCTGGATGCCCTGAGGGAATTCCCTGAAGATGCAGACTCTATAGAAACAGTTAACGGTGTAGCTACCCTTCAGAAAAGAGATATCTTCAAAAACCTGATGTGGTACGCTTATGGCGACAGCAGCAAACAATATCCGCTCACCATTGCACGCGTGAAGGAAATCCGTCACCTCAACAAACAGAATATCAGACCTGATGACCTGAAAGCTGTTGAAGTAGTAGCTGCCAAACCAAAAGAAGCTGACCTTGGCTTCGCCGATGTAGTAGGCCAGATAAGCCTCCGCTCACTGGAAAAAACTGCGCAGAAGCGTAAACATAAAGACAAGGAGAAACAAAAGCATAAGCAGCAGAAAGATCAGAAAGACCCGCAGCCGCAACAAGCCGCAGGTAAGAAAGGAGAATCCAAACAGGATAACCGCCCGCAGCAGAAACAACAGGAGGGCCGTCAGCAGCAACAGCAGAAGCCTAAGCAGGAACAACGCCCGCAACAGCAACATCCTCCAAAGCAGAAGCACGAGCAAAAACCTGGAGGTCCGAAGCCACAGCAGCAGGATAGAAACCAACAGAACGCTCCGAAACAACAAGGTGGTGGTGGACAGAATAAGCCCCCCAAACCTCGTGAGAAACAGAAATAA
- a CDS encoding DNA polymerase III subunit produces MLFSNVIGQEGIQQQLIRSTENNRLSHANIILAPEGTGGLPLGLAFAQYLVCENKQPDGACGQCLACVKAGKYIHPDIHFSYPVIPRKPGDKPISSDYASEWREFVDTHPYGNAYDWLQFIGAENKQGNITAMECQDIIRKLSLKSFESTYKILLMWMPEYLGNEGNRLLKLIEEPPANTIFLLIAENQEQILATILSRTHLIKVNPLPKEVIVDALVNRAKIPAAKARQAATIASGNYREALYMLQHSDDDYHELLRNWLNYIFTGNRVGLQGWIEGIASAKMGRENQKQFLRYFINLLEHTLRLKYIDRSQLAFSEEETDFALKLQKLADLEQMEQIMQELDNASYYIERNANAKLLFHALSIKLQYIFKKRPIPAL; encoded by the coding sequence ATGCTTTTTTCGAATGTCATAGGTCAGGAAGGGATACAACAACAGTTAATCAGGTCCACGGAGAATAACCGGCTCAGTCACGCTAATATTATACTGGCACCTGAGGGAACCGGAGGATTACCGCTGGGACTTGCATTTGCGCAATACCTGGTCTGCGAGAACAAACAGCCTGATGGCGCCTGCGGGCAATGTCTGGCATGTGTAAAAGCAGGTAAGTACATTCACCCTGATATTCACTTCTCTTATCCGGTCATCCCCCGTAAACCGGGCGATAAACCGATCAGCTCTGACTATGCGTCTGAATGGCGCGAGTTTGTAGATACGCATCCCTATGGGAATGCATATGACTGGTTACAGTTCATAGGTGCTGAGAACAAACAGGGAAATATCACGGCGATGGAATGCCAGGACATCATCCGCAAACTGAGTCTGAAGAGCTTCGAAAGCACTTATAAGATACTGCTGATGTGGATGCCTGAATACCTCGGCAACGAAGGTAACAGGCTCCTGAAGCTGATAGAGGAACCGCCAGCTAACACCATTTTTCTGCTGATCGCGGAAAATCAGGAACAGATACTGGCCACCATCCTCTCCCGTACACATCTTATCAAAGTGAATCCGCTCCCGAAGGAAGTGATCGTGGACGCGCTGGTGAACCGGGCCAAGATACCGGCAGCCAAAGCACGACAGGCTGCGACCATTGCTTCCGGCAATTACAGGGAGGCCCTGTATATGCTGCAGCACTCAGATGATGACTATCATGAGCTGTTACGCAACTGGCTCAACTATATATTTACGGGCAACCGTGTAGGACTTCAGGGATGGATAGAAGGTATAGCGAGCGCCAAGATGGGCCGTGAAAACCAGAAACAGTTCCTCCGGTACTTTATTAACCTGCTGGAACATACCCTGCGACTAAAATATATAGACAGAAGTCAGCTGGCCTTCTCCGAAGAAGAAACCGACTTTGCACTGAAACTGCAAAAGCTGGCCGACCTTGAGCAGATGGAACAGATCATGCAGGAGCTGGACAATGCCAGCTACTACATAGAACGTAACGCAAACGCAAAACTGTTATTCCACGCGCTTTCCATAAAGCTTCAGTATATCTTTAAAAAGCGGCCGATTCCGGCACTATGA
- a CDS encoding glutathione peroxidase, translating to MMMLKTLLISMLLFMKGGAIYDFKVESVDGGKINFSDYKGKKILIVNTASMCGNTPQYAELEKLYKKYEKNLVIIGFPANNFGQQEPGSNAEIKEFCSKKYAVTFPMAAKISVKGDDIHPIYKWLATESKAKHFEPAEVQWNFQKYLLDEKGNLVAVFSPKTQPLSPEVTAAIEKKY from the coding sequence ATGATGATGCTGAAGACACTATTAATATCAATGCTCTTATTTATGAAAGGAGGCGCTATATATGATTTCAAGGTTGAATCTGTAGATGGAGGTAAGATCAACTTCTCTGATTACAAAGGAAAGAAGATCCTGATCGTGAACACTGCTTCTATGTGCGGTAATACCCCTCAGTACGCTGAATTAGAAAAACTCTATAAGAAATACGAAAAGAACCTGGTGATCATCGGTTTCCCGGCCAACAACTTCGGTCAGCAGGAACCAGGCTCCAATGCAGAGATTAAAGAGTTCTGCTCCAAGAAATATGCGGTAACCTTCCCGATGGCGGCAAAGATCTCCGTAAAAGGTGACGACATTCACCCGATCTATAAATGGCTGGCCACAGAAAGTAAAGCCAAACATTTCGAACCAGCTGAAGTACAATGGAATTTTCAGAAATACCTGCTGGATGAAAAAGGTAATCTGGTGGCCGTATTCTCACCTAAAACACAACCGCTTTCCCCTGAAGTAACGGCCGCGATAGAAAAGAAATACTAA
- a CDS encoding ComF family protein, with protein MKSLLSSLLHLFFPHTCEGCSMELTQTEAILCLRCHRRLPFTGFQHITGNPVEKIFMGRTPVAHATATCYYRKGSLLQQLIYQFKYKQREDIAAHLGRQMGLALQQSHWLYETDCVVPVPIHPSKMRQRGYNQAAVLASGINAVTRQPVFDVLTRNHHSSSQTSKGRLLRWENVSASFSLQHDTDLKDRHVLLVDDVITTGATIEACSRLLINAGARVSVCTLAYSRH; from the coding sequence ATGAAAAGCCTGTTATCCTCACTACTCCATTTGTTCTTTCCGCATACCTGTGAAGGTTGCAGTATGGAGTTAACCCAAACAGAAGCTATCCTTTGCCTGCGTTGCCACAGGCGATTGCCTTTTACCGGCTTTCAGCATATTACCGGTAATCCGGTGGAAAAGATCTTTATGGGAAGAACGCCCGTCGCACATGCCACGGCCACCTGTTACTACCGGAAAGGATCTCTCCTGCAACAACTCATTTATCAGTTCAAATACAAACAACGGGAAGATATTGCTGCGCATCTGGGAAGGCAGATGGGACTTGCGTTACAGCAAAGCCATTGGCTATACGAAACCGACTGTGTAGTACCTGTACCTATACATCCTTCCAAAATGCGGCAACGTGGTTATAATCAGGCGGCCGTATTAGCCAGCGGCATTAACGCCGTTACCCGGCAACCTGTATTCGATGTCCTTACCCGTAATCACCACTCCTCTTCCCAAACAAGTAAGGGCAGGCTGTTACGCTGGGAAAATGTATCCGCAAGCTTTTCGCTGCAGCACGACACAGACCTGAAAGACAGGCATGTACTACTGGTAGATGATGTGATCACCACCGGCGCGACCATTGAAGCCTGCAGCCGGTTGCTGATAAATGCAGGCGCCCGTGTAAGTGTTTGCACACTGGCTTACTCCCGCCATTGA